One genomic segment of Cellulophaga sp. HaHaR_3_176 includes these proteins:
- a CDS encoding TatD family hydrolase, which produces MILTDTHTHLYSEAFDEDRNLVVENAIKNGVERFFIPAIDSTYTQSMLELEKAYPENMFLMSGLHPTHVKENYQEEISHIEEMLSKHKYYAIGEIGIDLYWDKTFLKEQQAAFRGQIKIAKKNNLPIVIHCRDAFDEVFEILEQEKGADLYGIFHCFTGTFEQAKKAISYNMKLGIGGVVTFKNGKIDTFLNEISLSNIVLETDAPYLAPVPYRGKRNESLYLLQILEKLEIVYGVSKKRIAEITTQNSKDIFGI; this is translated from the coding sequence ATGATACTAACAGATACACATACACACTTATACAGTGAAGCTTTTGATGAAGATAGAAATTTAGTTGTTGAGAATGCTATTAAGAATGGAGTAGAAAGATTTTTTATTCCAGCAATTGATTCTACATATACGCAGTCTATGTTAGAGTTAGAAAAGGCGTATCCTGAAAATATGTTTTTAATGTCGGGTTTGCATCCTACGCATGTAAAAGAAAATTATCAAGAAGAAATTTCTCATATAGAAGAAATGCTTTCAAAACATAAATATTACGCAATAGGAGAAATAGGGATAGATTTATATTGGGATAAAACTTTTTTAAAAGAGCAACAAGCAGCTTTTAGGGGGCAAATTAAAATTGCAAAAAAGAATAATTTACCTATAGTTATTCATTGTAGAGATGCTTTCGATGAAGTGTTTGAAATATTAGAACAGGAGAAAGGAGCTGATTTATATGGAATTTTTCATTGTTTTACAGGAACCTTTGAACAGGCAAAAAAAGCGATTTCATACAATATGAAATTAGGAATTGGAGGTGTAGTAACTTTTAAGAATGGAAAAATCGACACTTTTTTGAATGAAATCAGCCTGAGTAATATTGTTTTAGAAACTGATGCTCCATATCTGGCTCCAGTGCCTTATAGAGGTAAGCGAAATGAAAGTTTATATCTTCTTCAGATTTTAGAAAAACTAGAAATTGTATATGGTGTTAGTAAAAAGCGTATTGCAGAAATAACAACTCAGAATTCAAAAGATATTTTTGGTATATAA